The sequence TCCTACAGTTAGCGTATTGATATCTACAGCATCACCAAAATCTCCTCCTCTAGAAATCTGAAAACCATAACGAGCCTCAACAAACCAATTGTCATCTATTTGATAACCGCCTCCAAACGCTAAGTCCAATCCAAATTCACCATCTGGTAGATCTTCTAACAAATAATTTATTTGAGGACCAGCTTGAACGTTGAATTGATCCGTAATTCTGTATTTACCCATTATAGGAAGGTACAACGATGTTAAATCATCTACAAAACTAAAAAGTAAGGATGGCTCAATATCAAAGCTTTCACATACTTCAAAATTATAACCTCCACCAACAAAAAATCCTAGTTCACTGTCACTGGCATCAAAAAATCCACCAGTATCAACACTGATAGAAACATTATTAAAACCTGCTTTGACCGCAAAGCCTTCTTGGCCGTAGGTTGCAGACACAATACTAATAAAAAGTACAATTAAAATAAATGATTTCTTCATAATTTGTTATTTAGTTATGAGTCACAAATATACTAAAGACAATTTCCTTTAACAGGCTTAAAGCTTCAAAATATAGATATTTCACTTAAATAGAGTATGGCACTTTTAGTACAATTAAATACCAAAAGTGCCATACTGTTCATGGAAAAAAAGCTTCCACAAAAAATCTAATTATTTGCTAGTTAAAAGCATATTGTATTCCAAAGCCAAAAGCACCAGCTTCTCCATCTCCAGCATCGCTTATGACTATAGCCGGTCTCCAATCAAAATTGACTACTATTGGTACGCCATCAATTTTAAAGTCCAGACCTGCATGAGGACGCAAAGAAAATATATTGTCAAAATCATCAATCAGAATTATACTTGGTCCTATTCCCGCGTACCACCTAAGTCCAGGAGCTCCATCAAATTGTTTATGATAAGAATAGAGAAAAGTGAGTATTGTGGCATTGTCTTCAAATCCTAAATCTGCTTGCCCTACATGATTACTTGAGAAAAAGTATTTTGCACTGGGGCCAACAAAAGTGGCATTGTCATAAAGATCAATTCCTAGTCCAACCGCTCCTTTATAGCTACTTTGTGCCGCAGCACTAAAGGCCAACATAAGGGTTAAGACAAATACAAAAGATAATTTTTTCATTTTACTTTATTTATAGTTATTACTTATTCTAAGCTGTTCTTTAGCCTCAATTAAAATAAAAAC is a genomic window of Flagellimonas sp. CMM7 containing:
- a CDS encoding outer membrane beta-barrel protein, which translates into the protein MKKSFILIVLFISIVSATYGQEGFAVKAGFNNVSISVDTGGFFDASDSELGFFVGGGYNFEVCESFDIEPSLLFSFVDDLTSLYLPIMGKYRITDQFNVQAGPQINYLLEDLPDGEFGLDLAFGGGYQIDDNWFVEARYGFQISRGGDFGDAVDINTLTVGAGYRFN